From one Cyanobacterium stanieri PCC 7202 genomic stretch:
- a CDS encoding hypothetical protein (PFAM: Protein of unknown function (DUF2993)~KEGG: cyc:PCC7424_0188 hypothetical protein~SPTR: Putative uncharacterized protein), which translates to MEFFISTFTIFTTLMSSGGFIIDSAFTNAIKQNSESVEEIEVRVENVPTHNIVKGKVDRVRLAVRGWELRENFRLDVFELETDPLQFDFGRIREINAETWREIVQSDINVGIRTVLTEDDLNAMVRSPRAFEIISSSIPPSVPEGFELEEVSINLRPDQRLRLSTVARSQMPGVRVDFNLEFGIELVAGQRLRIVEPRGTLNGRAISDQLLQGFTQNLNARLDLNGLQRFGVIARLSEFNIEDDNIGMTALIHVPNR; encoded by the coding sequence ATGGAATTTTTTATTAGCACCTTTACAATTTTTACGACTTTAATGTCTTCGGGGGGATTTATTATTGATAGTGCCTTTACCAATGCCATCAAACAAAATTCCGAATCCGTGGAAGAAATAGAGGTAAGGGTGGAGAATGTTCCTACCCACAACATTGTTAAGGGAAAAGTTGATCGAGTGAGGTTGGCTGTGCGGGGTTGGGAATTGCGAGAAAATTTCCGCTTAGATGTCTTTGAGTTAGAAACAGATCCCCTTCAATTTGATTTTGGTCGTATTCGAGAGATTAATGCCGAAACTTGGCGAGAAATTGTCCAGAGTGATATTAATGTGGGTATTCGTACGGTTTTGACGGAAGATGATCTTAATGCTATGGTGCGATCGCCCCGAGCCTTTGAAATTATATCCTCATCCATTCCCCCCTCCGTACCAGAAGGCTTTGAATTAGAAGAAGTTAGTATAAACCTAAGACCAGATCAAAGATTAAGACTAAGTACCGTTGCTAGATCCCAGATGCCGGGGGTAAGAGTAGATTTTAACCTAGAATTTGGCATAGAATTAGTAGCAGGACAAAGGTTAAGAATTGTTGAACCAAGGGGAACATTAAACGGTCGTGCCATATCAGATCAACTATTACAAGGTTTCACCCAAAATCTTAATGCTCGGTTAGACTTAAATGGTTTACAAAGATTTGGTGTCATCGCCAGACTATCAGAATTCAATATAGAAGATGACAATATAGGAATGACTGCATTAATTCATGTTCCTAATCGTTAA
- a CDS encoding branched chain amino acid aminotransferase apoenzyme (PFAM: Aminotransferase class IV~TIGRFAM: branched-chain amino acid aminotransferase, group I~COGs: COG0115 Branched-chain amino acid aminotransferase/4-amino-4-deoxychorismate lyase~InterPro IPR001544:IPR018300:IPR005785~KEGG: syp:SYNPCC7002_A1863 branched-chain amino acid aminotransferase~PFAM: aminotransferase class IV~SPTR: Branched-chain amino acid aminotransferase;~TIGRFAM: branched-chain amino acid aminotransferase) has translation MPDFLPIAYFEGNFVPFKDANISIATHALHYGTGAFGGLRGTINPQNPKQVLLFRLDRHCKRLSNSAKYLHYDLPATKIYDVIKDFVSKNAPTNPFYIRPFVYTSDLGVAPRLHNIEKNFFVYGLEMGDYLSPDGISCRISSWYRQEDRSLPLRGKISGAYITSALAKTEAVDAGFDEAILMNSQGKVCEATGMNIFMVRNDKLITPSFDQDILEGITRDSVITIAKNLGLEVEQREIDKTELFIADELFLCGTAAKVTPVKRVENYHLSPERPITTKIKETLTAITENRDPNYQDWITVIDL, from the coding sequence ATGCCTGATTTTTTACCCATCGCCTATTTTGAAGGTAACTTCGTTCCCTTTAAAGATGCTAATATTTCTATTGCTACCCACGCCCTACACTATGGCACAGGTGCCTTTGGTGGCTTGAGAGGTACTATCAACCCTCAAAATCCTAAACAGGTGTTATTATTTCGTTTAGATCGTCACTGCAAGAGATTAAGTAATAGTGCCAAATATCTTCACTACGACTTACCCGCCACAAAAATTTATGATGTCATTAAGGATTTTGTCAGTAAAAATGCTCCCACAAATCCTTTTTATATTCGTCCTTTCGTTTATACCTCCGACTTAGGGGTTGCCCCCCGTTTACATAATATTGAAAAAAACTTTTTTGTTTACGGTTTAGAAATGGGTGATTATTTATCCCCCGATGGTATTAGTTGCAGGATTAGCTCTTGGTATCGCCAAGAAGACCGTAGTTTACCCCTTAGAGGTAAAATCAGTGGTGCGTATATTACCTCTGCGTTAGCCAAGACTGAGGCGGTGGATGCTGGTTTTGATGAAGCTATTTTGATGAACTCCCAAGGTAAGGTATGCGAAGCCACGGGGATGAATATTTTTATGGTCAGAAATGATAAACTAATTACTCCTAGTTTTGATCAAGATATTCTTGAAGGTATTACCAGAGATAGTGTCATTACCATTGCCAAAAATTTGGGCTTAGAAGTAGAACAAAGGGAAATTGATAAAACAGAATTGTTCATTGCCGATGAGTTATTTTTATGTGGTACGGCGGCGAAGGTAACTCCTGTGAAGAGGGTAGAAAATTATCACCTGTCTCCCGAAAGACCTATTACCACTAAAATTAAAGAGACTTTGACTGCTATTACGGAAAATAGAGATCCTAATTATCAAGATTGGATTACGGTTATCGATCTTTAG
- a CDS encoding hypothetical protein (TIGRFAM: uncharacterized cyanobacterial protein, TIGR03792 family~KEGG: ava:Ava_0333 hypothetical protein~SPTR: Putative uncharacterized protein) → MVIEWIKFEVCSSYHGFFLAQDQLIWTNALQRYEGFMDKQVWLNPNHKDEIIFVISWASRELWKGIPPEDLALIDQEFQRAMGDISFRMVESREFNLHQFP, encoded by the coding sequence ATGGTTATTGAGTGGATAAAGTTTGAGGTCTGTTCTTCCTACCATGGCTTTTTTTTGGCACAAGATCAATTAATTTGGACTAATGCCTTACAAAGATATGAGGGGTTTATGGATAAGCAAGTTTGGCTCAATCCTAACCACAAAGATGAAATTATTTTTGTCATTTCTTGGGCTTCTCGGGAGTTGTGGAAAGGTATTCCTCCTGAAGATTTAGCATTAATTGATCAGGAGTTTCAAAGGGCGATGGGGGATATTTCTTTTCGGATGGTTGAATCAAGGGAGTTTAATCTTCATCAATTCCCTTGA
- a CDS encoding hypothetical protein (KEGG: syp:SYNPCC7002_A2755 hypothetical protein~SPTR: Putative uncharacterized protein), which translates to MLDLITNPSPNVIFLLALLHCFIGLSAGIVADTKGYSFALWLLIGAIAGTFGLIASVRLKPLTRVN; encoded by the coding sequence ATGTTAGATTTAATAACAAATCCTAGTCCAAATGTAATTTTTTTATTAGCTTTATTACATTGTTTTATCGGTCTATCAGCTGGAATTGTCGCTGATACTAAGGGTTATTCCTTTGCTCTTTGGTTATTGATAGGGGCGATCGCAGGTACTTTTGGATTAATAGCTTCTGTGCGTCTCAAACCCTTAACAAGAGTGAATTAA
- a CDS encoding GTP-binding protein Era (PFAM: KH domain; GTPase of unknown function~TIGRFAM: GTP-binding protein Era; small GTP-binding protein domain~COGs: COG1159 GTPase~InterProIPR006073:IPR002917:IPR004044:IPR005662:IPR 005225~KEGG: cyc:PCC7424_4483 GTP-binding protein Era~PFAM: GTP-binding protein HSR1-related; KH type 2 domain protein~SPTR: GTP-binding protein Era;~TIGRFAM: GTP-binding protein Era; small GTP-binding protein) translates to MSNVNDLVSSIIPIAPENFKSGFIAIIGRPNVGKSTLMNQLIGQKVAITSPVAQTTRNRLQGILTTDEAQIIFVDTPGIHKPHHELGRVLVQNAVSAINNVDVVLFVVDCAQKAGGGDRYIADLLQNSNTPVILGLNKADLQKGNGEEIDASYREICRDNWQQVKFSAVNGFGLEELQQKLITNLDFGPYYYPPDLVTDQPERFIMGELIREQILLLTREEIPHSVAVTIEKMVETPKLTKIYAAISVERKSQKGIIIGDKGSMLKEIGSASRQQMQKILTGKVYLELFVKVEPKWRQSRLRLAEFGYQVDKN, encoded by the coding sequence ATGTCGAATGTTAATGATTTAGTTTCTAGTATTATCCCCATTGCCCCAGAAAATTTCAAATCTGGTTTTATTGCTATTATCGGGCGCCCCAATGTGGGTAAGTCTACTTTGATGAATCAATTAATTGGGCAAAAGGTGGCGATTACTTCCCCAGTGGCACAAACTACTCGTAACCGTTTACAGGGGATTTTAACCACCGATGAGGCTCAAATTATTTTTGTGGATACTCCCGGTATTCATAAGCCCCACCATGAATTAGGAAGGGTTTTGGTACAAAATGCGGTGTCAGCAATTAATAATGTGGATGTGGTTTTGTTTGTAGTTGATTGTGCGCAAAAGGCTGGTGGGGGCGATCGCTACATAGCCGATTTATTGCAAAATAGTAATACCCCTGTAATTCTGGGTTTAAATAAAGCGGATTTACAAAAGGGTAATGGAGAGGAAATCGATGCTAGTTATAGGGAAATTTGTCGGGATAATTGGCAACAGGTAAAGTTTTCTGCGGTTAATGGTTTTGGGTTAGAAGAATTACAACAAAAATTAATCACAAATCTTGATTTTGGTCCCTATTATTATCCTCCTGATTTAGTAACAGATCAACCCGAAAGGTTTATTATGGGAGAATTGATTAGGGAACAAATTTTATTATTAACCAGAGAAGAAATACCCCATTCTGTGGCTGTCACCATTGAAAAGATGGTGGAAACTCCTAAGCTAACTAAAATTTATGCCGCCATTAGTGTGGAAAGAAAATCCCAAAAAGGGATTATAATTGGCGATAAAGGTAGTATGTTGAAGGAAATTGGTTCTGCTTCCCGTCAACAAATGCAGAAAATATTAACTGGTAAGGTATATTTAGAGTTGTTTGTTAAGGTTGAACCAAAATGGAGACAATCACGGTTAAGATTAGCTGAATTTGGTTATCAAGTCGATAAAAATTAA
- a CDS encoding pentapeptide repeat protein (PFAM: Pentapeptide repeats (8 copies)~COGs: COG1357 Uncharacterized low-complexity protein~InterPro IPR001646~KEGG: cyh:Cyan8802_3757 pentapeptide repeat protein~PFAM: pentapeptide repeat protein~SPTR: Pentapeptide repeat), which yields MNLTTEQILTKYHNGEKDFSHSKLLEAEIIKANLSGTNFAHSDLRQSRLGQTDFSDSNFSHADLSEAILWGTNFNQANLKQASFRDADLSNAHLIDSNLQGANLIQAILCGVNFKGANLTNVMAIYADFRISSDYRTNLSEVNLSNADLSYSFLSQALLYRANLNGAKLCRAHLGKRKYNQSNLVTDLTEASLQNADLSYADLSGVILVGANLRGADLTGTILDGAILTNAIMPDGQVIVL from the coding sequence ATGAATTTAACCACAGAACAAATCTTAACCAAATATCACAACGGAGAAAAAGACTTTAGCCATAGTAAGCTATTAGAAGCAGAAATAATCAAGGCTAACCTATCTGGTACTAACTTTGCCCATAGTGATTTACGACAATCAAGATTAGGGCAAACTGATTTTAGTGATAGTAATTTTAGTCATGCTGATTTGAGTGAAGCTATTTTGTGGGGAACAAATTTTAATCAGGCAAACTTAAAACAGGCAAGTTTTCGAGATGCAGATTTAAGCAATGCTCATCTGATAGACAGTAATTTGCAAGGTGCCAATTTGATTCAAGCTATTTTGTGTGGCGTTAACTTTAAAGGTGCAAATTTAACCAATGTTATGGCTATCTATGCCGACTTTCGTATTTCTTCTGATTATCGTACCAACTTAAGTGAAGTAAATCTGAGTAATGCCGATTTAAGCTATAGTTTTTTATCCCAAGCCCTTTTATATCGAGCTAATTTGAATGGTGCAAAGCTATGTCGAGCGCACCTAGGCAAAAGAAAATACAATCAAAGTAACCTTGTTACTGACTTAACCGAAGCTAGTTTACAAAATGCCGATTTGAGCTATGCAGACTTATCAGGAGTTATTCTGGTGGGTGCAAATCTTCGGGGTGCAGATTTAACAGGCACAATTTTGGATGGGGCAATTTTGACTAATGCTATCATGCCCGATGGTCAAGTTATAGTCTTGTAA
- a CDS encoding peptidase M50 (PFAM: CBS domain; Peptidase family M50~COGs: COG1994 Zn-dependent protease~InterPro IPR008915:IPR000644:IPR016483~KEGG: cyc:PCC7424_1872 peptidase M50~PFAM: peptidase M50; CBS domain containing protein~SPTR: Peptidase M50) gives MNGNIRVGNLFGIPFYINPSWFLVLGLMTLTYGGQLAFTTELPGVLPWLVGLFASLLLFASVLAHELGHSFVAISQGIEVKSITLFIFGGLASLERESKSPGEAFAVAIAGPLVSIILFAIFTAIQVTTPLPLALSLVVSLLAYINLILALFNMIPGLPLDGGNVLKAIVWKITGNPQKGVIFAGRFGQFFGWTAVIIGALGTLGVIPFGNFWTVLIGWFLLQNAGTAAQSARLEDKLNHFTASDAITKESPIVKENLTLREFANNYIIGKQPWRKFLVTNEENMLVGVLEVEDLKNISTHLWGETTIKELMKSHDDVKTVSDTETLLEVVKMLEQQKETELTVIKEDGTLLGLVEKKGITQLLQSQR, from the coding sequence ATGAATGGTAATATCAGAGTTGGGAATTTATTTGGGATTCCCTTTTATATCAACCCCTCGTGGTTTTTAGTATTGGGTTTAATGACTCTTACCTATGGTGGACAACTAGCATTTACCACCGAACTTCCGGGGGTACTTCCTTGGTTAGTGGGTTTATTTGCTTCTTTACTACTCTTTGCCTCAGTGTTAGCCCACGAATTGGGGCATAGTTTTGTGGCGATTTCTCAAGGAATTGAGGTAAAATCCATTACCCTCTTTATCTTTGGTGGTTTAGCATCCTTAGAAAGAGAATCTAAATCTCCGGGAGAAGCCTTTGCCGTTGCGATCGCCGGGCCTTTAGTAAGTATAATACTATTTGCTATCTTTACCGCCATTCAGGTAACTACTCCCCTACCATTGGCTCTTTCCCTTGTTGTCTCCCTATTGGCTTATATTAACCTCATCTTGGCATTGTTTAATATGATTCCGGGATTACCCCTCGATGGTGGTAACGTATTAAAAGCCATTGTCTGGAAAATTACAGGAAATCCTCAAAAAGGTGTTATCTTCGCAGGACGTTTTGGACAGTTTTTTGGTTGGACAGCCGTTATCATTGGTGCATTAGGTACATTAGGAGTAATTCCTTTTGGTAACTTTTGGACAGTCCTAATCGGTTGGTTTTTACTTCAAAATGCAGGTACCGCTGCCCAGTCTGCTAGATTAGAAGATAAGCTAAATCACTTTACAGCTAGTGACGCTATCACCAAAGAAAGCCCCATTGTCAAAGAAAACTTAACCCTCAGAGAATTTGCCAATAACTACATCATTGGTAAACAGCCTTGGCGCAAATTTCTTGTTACCAACGAAGAAAATATGTTAGTAGGGGTTTTAGAAGTAGAAGACTTGAAAAATATTTCTACTCATCTTTGGGGTGAAACAACTATCAAGGAATTAATGAAATCCCATGACGATGTTAAAACTGTCAGTGATACAGAAACTCTTTTGGAAGTAGTTAAAATGTTGGAACAACAAAAAGAAACTGAGTTAACTGTCATCAAAGAAGATGGTACCCTATTGGGATTAGTGGAGAAAAAAGGAATTACTCAACTTCTACAATCTCAAAGATAG
- a CDS encoding hypothetical protein (PFAM: Uncharacterised protein family UPF0005~COGs: COG0670 Integral membrane protein interacts with FtsH~KEGG: cyt:cce_3584 hypothetical protein~SPTR: Putative membrane protein): MATSSNFRGAIQNAQNKALVGPNVIPNALPFLGGGLVLTAVGTYGGLGVLRSNPGIFMTTFFVALVAELILFFVVRGIAEKANNSTALPLLAVYSLLSGYTLSGLVYVALGTEGVGINGVAIAALGCGVTFIAARNIGSNLSEEDGLALTKTVSMAMIGLLVVLVGQLIFSLFGVYTPSWLEVGISGFGVFLFAGVSVVDFYILPRTYRDEQYLSAALSMYLTYINLFVFILRLLIAINSRD; encoded by the coding sequence ATGGCTACAAGTAGTAATTTTCGTGGGGCAATTCAAAATGCCCAAAATAAAGCATTAGTAGGTCCTAATGTCATTCCCAATGCGTTACCATTTTTGGGCGGTGGCTTAGTTTTAACTGCTGTGGGTACCTATGGCGGTTTGGGGGTGCTTCGCTCTAACCCCGGTATTTTTATGACCACTTTTTTCGTGGCGTTAGTTGCTGAGTTGATCCTATTTTTCGTGGTCAGAGGCATTGCAGAAAAGGCAAATAATTCTACTGCTCTACCTCTTTTGGCTGTTTATAGTCTTTTGTCTGGTTATACTCTCAGTGGTTTGGTTTACGTTGCGTTAGGCACTGAGGGGGTAGGTATTAATGGCGTTGCGATCGCAGCTTTGGGCTGTGGTGTAACGTTCATTGCCGCCCGAAATATTGGCTCTAATCTATCAGAAGAAGATGGCTTGGCACTGACTAAAACCGTCTCTATGGCGATGATTGGTTTATTGGTGGTGTTAGTAGGACAATTAATTTTTAGCCTTTTTGGGGTATATACTCCTAGTTGGTTAGAGGTTGGTATTTCTGGTTTTGGTGTTTTTCTCTTTGCGGGAGTTTCTGTGGTAGATTTTTATATCCTACCTCGCACCTACAGAGATGAACAATATCTGAGTGCGGCTTTGTCCATGTACCTAACTTACATCAATTTATTCGTGTTTATTCTTCGACTTTTAATCGCCATTAATAGCCGTGACTAA
- a CDS encoding NADH dehydrogenase subunit M (PFAM: NADH-Ubiquinone/plastoquinone (complex I), various chains~TIGRFAM: proton-translocating NADH-quinone oxidoreductase, chain M~COGs: COG1008 NADH:ubiquinone oxidoreductase subunit 4 (chain M)~InterPro IPR003918:IPR001750:IPR010227~KEGG: cyh:Cyan8802_3886 proton-translocating NADH-quinone oxidoreductase, chain M~PFAM: NADH/Ubiquinone/plastoquinone (complex I)~SPTR: Proton-translocating NADH-quinone oxidoreductase, chain M;~TIGRFAM: proton-translocating NADH-quinone oxidoreductase, chain M), with translation MIADQFPWLTAIIALPLIAALLIPFIPDKEGKTLRWYALGIGITDFILMCYVFWQKFDTNNANLQLVESYSWIPDIGLNWAVSVDGLSMPLVLLAGFVTTLSIFSAWQVDRKPKLFYFLLLLLYSAQIGVFVAQDILLLFIMWELELVPVYLLVSIWGGKKRRYAATKFLLYTALASIFILVAGLGMALYGGGAITFDMVELGLKDYPLTLELLLYGGLLVAFGVKLAVFPLHTWLPDAHGEASSPVSMILAGVLLKMGGYGLIRLNLGLLSEAHIYFAPLLVILGVVNIIYGAFASFGQTNMKRRLAYSSVSHMGFVLIGIASFTDLGISGAMLQMLSHGLIAALLFFLAGVTYDRTKTMYLDEMGNIGKVMPKVFALFTAGAMASLALPGMSGFVSELAVFVGYSNSDVYGSTFRTVTILLSAVGLILTPIYLLSMLRQLFYSSDQTLMCNLGVPTNIINTDEDNDEPVCFGNDCILPMNAKYEDAKPREIFIAASFLILIIGVGLYPKLATQLYDVKTVAINAQVTESYQQVALTNPRFGNKFVESPNLVEKVAINQ, from the coding sequence ATGATAGCGGATCAATTTCCTTGGCTCACCGCAATTATAGCCTTGCCCCTAATCGCAGCCTTATTAATTCCCTTCATCCCCGACAAAGAAGGAAAAACCCTCAGATGGTATGCATTAGGAATAGGCATAACCGATTTCATTTTAATGTGTTACGTTTTTTGGCAAAAATTCGATACAAACAATGCCAACCTACAATTAGTAGAAAGCTATAGCTGGATACCCGACATCGGATTAAATTGGGCAGTATCTGTTGATGGTTTATCCATGCCCCTTGTGTTGTTAGCAGGATTTGTAACCACCCTCTCCATTTTTTCAGCTTGGCAAGTAGATCGTAAGCCAAAACTATTTTACTTTTTATTATTACTACTATACTCGGCCCAAATCGGCGTATTTGTCGCCCAAGACATATTATTACTCTTCATCATGTGGGAATTAGAATTAGTTCCTGTATATCTCCTCGTGTCCATCTGGGGCGGTAAAAAACGTCGCTACGCTGCCACCAAATTTTTACTCTATACTGCCCTTGCCTCTATTTTTATCCTCGTGGCAGGATTAGGGATGGCGTTATACGGTGGAGGTGCCATTACCTTTGACATGGTGGAGTTAGGCTTAAAAGATTATCCCCTCACCCTCGAATTATTACTATACGGTGGTTTATTAGTTGCCTTTGGTGTCAAACTGGCGGTTTTCCCCCTCCATACATGGCTACCTGATGCCCATGGAGAAGCATCTTCTCCCGTTTCTATGATTTTGGCAGGGGTATTATTAAAAATGGGAGGCTATGGTTTAATTCGTCTTAACCTTGGTTTATTATCCGAAGCCCATATTTATTTTGCACCTCTGCTCGTTATCCTCGGGGTGGTAAACATTATTTACGGTGCTTTTGCCTCCTTTGGACAAACTAATATGAAACGTCGTTTAGCTTATTCCTCTGTGTCTCACATGGGATTTGTGTTAATCGGTATTGCTTCTTTTACCGACTTGGGTATTAGTGGGGCTATGCTACAAATGCTTTCCCATGGTTTAATTGCCGCTTTACTCTTCTTCCTTGCAGGGGTAACTTACGATCGCACCAAGACCATGTATTTAGACGAAATGGGTAATATAGGTAAAGTGATGCCCAAGGTTTTCGCTTTATTTACCGCAGGGGCGATGGCTTCCTTAGCCTTACCCGGTATGAGTGGTTTTGTCAGTGAGTTAGCAGTGTTTGTGGGTTATAGTAACAGCGATGTTTATGGTTCGACTTTCCGCACCGTAACTATCCTCCTCAGTGCAGTAGGTTTAATCCTAACCCCCATCTATCTACTATCGATGTTAAGACAGTTATTTTATAGCTCGGATCAAACTTTGATGTGTAATTTGGGAGTACCTACCAATATCATTAACACAGACGAAGATAATGATGAGCCTGTATGTTTCGGGAATGATTGTATTTTGCCTATGAATGCAAAATATGAGGATGCTAAACCAAGGGAGATTTTCATTGCGGCTTCTTTCCTGATTTTGATCATTGGGGTGGGTTTATATCCTAAGTTGGCGACTCAGTTATATGATGTGAAAACCGTGGCAATCAATGCTCAGGTAACAGAATCATATCAACAGGTTGCCCTTACTAATCCTCGTTTTGGCAATAAATTTGTCGAATCCCCTAATCTGGTGGAAAAAGTAGCAATCAATCAGTAA
- a CDS encoding PhoH family protein (PFAM: PhoH-like protein~COGs: COG1702 Phosphate starvation-inducible protein PhoH predicted ATPase~InterPro IPR003714~KEGG: cyt:cce_2906 phosphate starvation-inducible protein~PFAM: PhoH family protein~SPTR: Phosphate starvation-inducible protein), translated as MSEDSQTISLPSVESAIALAGKQEENLRYIAKMTGANLSLQGQDVAIYGKAKPVARSIEVIKALEAFWLEAKPITESDILVVFHALDTNKMEEYEGIQKEVLARTRNGELIRAKTFKQRQYVKTIQKYDITFGIGPAGTGKTFLAAVLAVQALLNDECERLILTRPAVEAGEKLGFLPGDLQQKVDPFLRPLYDALYQFIEPIKIPELIEKGKIEVAPIAYMRGRTLSNAFVIVDEAQNTTPAQLKMVLTRLGFGSKMVVTGDITQTDLPNQQQSGLIVAAKILQDVNGIGFCNLTQADVIRHPLVQKIVAAYEKHL; from the coding sequence ATGTCAGAAGATTCTCAAACTATCTCCCTTCCCAGTGTTGAAAGTGCGATCGCCCTTGCAGGAAAACAAGAAGAAAACCTAAGATATATAGCGAAAATGACAGGGGCAAACTTATCGTTACAGGGGCAAGATGTCGCCATCTACGGTAAAGCAAAACCCGTTGCGAGGAGTATTGAAGTAATCAAGGCATTAGAAGCCTTTTGGTTAGAGGCAAAACCCATCACCGAGTCAGATATATTAGTGGTGTTTCATGCCCTTGACACCAATAAAATGGAAGAATACGAGGGAATCCAAAAAGAAGTATTAGCCCGTACGAGAAATGGGGAATTAATACGAGCTAAAACTTTTAAACAAAGACAGTATGTTAAAACTATCCAAAAATATGATATTACCTTTGGTATTGGTCCAGCTGGTACAGGAAAAACCTTTTTAGCGGCCGTTTTGGCAGTACAAGCCCTCTTGAATGATGAATGTGAAAGACTTATCTTAACCCGCCCTGCCGTAGAAGCGGGAGAGAAATTGGGCTTTTTACCGGGGGATTTGCAACAAAAGGTTGATCCTTTTTTACGTCCTTTGTACGATGCTTTGTATCAATTCATTGAACCGATTAAAATTCCTGAACTGATTGAAAAAGGTAAAATAGAAGTTGCTCCCATTGCCTATATGAGAGGGAGAACCTTAAGTAATGCTTTTGTAATCGTTGATGAGGCACAAAATACCACCCCTGCACAGTTAAAAATGGTTTTAACCCGTCTTGGTTTTGGTTCTAAAATGGTGGTGACGGGGGATATTACTCAAACTGATTTGCCCAACCAACAACAGTCGGGCTTGATTGTGGCGGCAAAAATTTTACAGGATGTCAATGGTATTGGTTTCTGCAA